The Candidatus Denitrolinea symbiosum DNA window CGGAAATTGGGATACAAGGTGAAGATCGCGGGCGGTTGATGCGGGAATCTGGCAAAGTTGCAAAAAGCCTATTTTTACCTGGCAATCCTCTCGCGCTCGAATCAGACGACAACCTTGGCAGGCTCGGTAATGCCGTCTGGTAGCAGCCCCGCCTCTTTGACGATGCGCGGGACGATGTCCTCCCATCCCACCGGCATGATATGCAGCCCGTGGACGCCCTGCGCTTCGTAACCCTTGATCTTGCGCGCCAATTCCAGGGCAATCTGCGCGCCCTCTTCCTGTGCGGCGCCGGCCTTGTCGGCTTCTTCCATCCGCTTCAGGATGGCGGGCGGGATGAACACGCCCGGCACCTGCGTCATGTACTGGGTCATCTTCAGGCTCTTGAGCGGCGTGATTCCCACCATGATGTAGACTTTGTCGAGGATGCCGCGTTTGGCGAGTTCGTTCAGCCAGATCTCGAATCGCTCCATATCGTAGACGAGATTGGTCTGGAAGAACTGCGCGCCCGCGTTGACCTTCTTATGCTCGCGCAGCGCCTGGAACTTCGGCTCGCTGGCGAACGGGGAGGCGGCCGCGCCGAGGAAGAACCTGGGCGGAAATTTGATCTCGCGCCCGTCGAGGTAGCGTCCTTCGTCGCGCATCCGACGCAGGATCCAGAGCATCTGGACGGCGTCGAGGTCGTTGATGTCCATGCGGCCGCGCGGATGAGGCGCTAACACGGGGCTGTCGCCGGTCACGCACAGCACGTTGCGGACTCCCAGCGCGGTCGCGCCGAGGATCTCGGCTTGCAGGCTGGCGCGCGTCCGGTCGCGCGCCGCGATCTGCATCACCGGCTCCGCGCCGTTTTCGATGGCGATCTTCGAGCAGGCCCAGGAGGTCATGCGCGGCGTGGCGGAGGCGTTGTCGGTGAAGTTGATGGCGGTCACATACGGCTTGACCAGGTTGATATTCTCGATCAATTTTTTGGTGGACATGCTCAACGGCGGCGCGATCTCGCAGGCCACCACGAACTCCCCGGCTTTGAGCCGTCTTTCCAGATCCGAAACGGGTTCAGAGTAGGCCGGGGCATGGTACTCCGCGTCTCCCCGCCACCAATCGGGCTGGCGGATGTTGGTGAAGACGACGTCCCAGGTTTTGTAGCGCTCCTGAGCGGATTTAAAGAGAATGCCGCCGAAGAATTTGCCCACGCCCATTTTTCGGATCTCGGCAAACACGTCGCCCCAGGTTTCAGTTCCGACCTTTTCCCAGTCCAGCGGCGGCAGGACTTCGAGCAGTTTCTCCTCGCGGCCCATATTAAAGGAGCGCTCGTAGATCTTGTACCAGATGCACGGACGCGTCTTGTCCACATAGCAATGTTCGGGCGTGGAGCCGCCGCAGGGTCCGTTGCGAAGCCCTTTCGGACATTCCATCGGGCAGATGAAAGCCGTCTCCTGCAACATGCAGTTGCCGCACATGCGGCAGCCGAAGAGCGGTCCCTTGATCGCGTATTCGATATTTTCTAAAACGCGATTGGCGAATGCGTCCTTCTTGAACGGGGAATAGGCGGGCTGCCAGCGTCGACCGGGGGTGAAGATGGGCATGGGTGGCTCCTTCGAGTGAAGAGAGTAGGGAGCGGATGATTAGAGAGCAGTCGTCGCGTTCTATTTACTGCTCTCTGCTCTCTGTTCTCTGTTCTCTACTTCCTAATTATTCAGATACGCATCCGCATAGATGACCTTGTCCAGCAGGATCTGCGTCGTCTTCCAGATGGCGGCCTGTTCGGGATCGCTCATGTCGAAGTCATCCATCTGCGGCTCTTCGCTGTTGGACGCGCGTTCAGCGATCCTGTTGTAGACGCGCGCGAGCGGCGACGATATGTCCTTCGTTTCGACCCAGCGGATGACGTCGTTCTGCTTCTGGTCGAGCGGATTGGCGATCATCATCTGCAAGCCGACGCCCATCAGCATGGCGAGATAGACGCGGTTGACGAGCGGGCGATTCTCGTTCGGCACCGCGTTCGAGACGTTGCTCAGCCCGACGGAAATCTTCGGCGCGGGATCCCACGCATACTGCAACATACGCACGGTCTCGATCAGGTGCGGACAGTATTGCTGGCAGCCCGAAACGGTCAGCACGAGCGGGTCAATGATGAGGTCGTCCATGTTGAAGCCGATCTCCATCAAGTGAGGGATCAGCGTCTCGACGGCGATGTTGACGCGCGCGTCCGCTTCCACGGGGATGCCGCTCGTCCCCATCGTCAACGCGATGACCTTCGCGCCGTATTTCTTCGCCAGCGCGGGAACTTTCTCCAGGCGCTCCGGTTCCGCCGAGGTGGAGTTGAGAATCGGCTGCGCTTTCTTGACCGATTGAAGCGCCGCCTCCATCCCGTCTGTGTTGGTGGTGTCAATCGAAAGCGGCACGTCCACGACGGTCTCCACTGTCTCAACCAGCCACGGCCAGACCTCCGCAAAATCCTTTTTGCGTGGACCGAGGTTGAGGTCAATTGCCTTCGCGCCCGCTTCCACTTGCTTGACGGCCAGGTCCATGAAGAACTCACGATCCCTTGCGGCCAGGGCCTCTTTCACTTTTTCCGAAATAATGTGGATGTTTTCGCCGATGATATACATGCTTCCTCCAATTTCTTGAACGGACGAAACCCATGCGCGGCCCTGCGCGTCTATTTTTTCAGGGCCTCGGCTACACTCGGAAACCTGCGGATATCCGTGTGCGGCAGAAACAACGCGGACGTGAACGCTTCATAGAAACTATTGTCCGCGGAGAGTTCAATGTAAGTCATGCGCTTCGCGATGGCGGCGACGGCCTCGCGCTTGCGCGCGTCGAGCAGCGCCAGGTACGCGCCCTTCACCGAAGTATTTCCGAGAAACTCGAAGCGCGACCAGTCCATGTCGGGCAGCAGGCCGATCTGGATGGCCTTCTCCACGTTGATATATTTTCCAAACGACCCGCCCACCAGCGTCCTGTCCACGCTTTCGAGCGGGATGCCCACCATGTCGGCAAGCACGGTGAACCCCGCGTAGACGGCGGCTTTGGCGCGCAGCAGATTATCAATGTCGACGCGCGTGAGGACGATGTCCGCGCCCGACGCGGTTTCCGCGCCCCAGGCGACGACGTACTCCCCGCCGTGCGCCCCCTCGCGGACCCTCGGAGTGGGCGCGGCCAGGTTGACGTTTCCTCCCTTGTCGACGACTCCCGTTATAAATGCCTCCGAAAGCAGGGAGATCAACCCTGAACCGCAAATGCCTTTTGGTTTACCGCCGCCGATGACGCGATAAGTCGGCTCGAACGTGTCGTTGTTGATCCACACTTCCTCGATGGCTCCTGTCGTGGCGCGCATCCCATCCACCACGCCCGCGCCCTCGAAAGCCGGGCCCGCTGAGCAGGCGCAGGTCACCAGCCAATCCTTGTTGCCCAGCACAATCTCGCCGTTGGTGCCGACGTCAATGAACAGGGTCACGCTATTGGCGGCGTCCAGCCCCGACGAGAGCGCGCCCGCCGTGATGTCCGCGCCGACGTAACTCGCGACGCCGGGCAGACAGTCCACCGCCGCCTCGGGGTGGATGTTCAGCCCGATCTCACGTCCCGTCATTTCGGGCGGATGGTTGACCGCCGTCACGAAGGGCGAGAGGCGGATGCTTGCAGCGGGGATTCCCAGCAGGAGGTGGATCATCGTGCTGTTGCCCGCGATGGTCACTTTCGCGATCTGGTTGGGCGTCGCCCGCCCCTCGTCCAGTTTGACGCGTTTACAGGCGGTTTCGAGCAGGTTGTTGATCGTGTCCAGCGCCCGTTGACGCATCTCTTCCTCGCCGTCGTTCTTGCTGGCGTAGATGATGCGCGAGATCACGTCCTCGCCGCGCGCGATTTGGCCGTTGTATTCCGCAACCTGCGCGTGGACTTTGCCCGTCGCCAAGTCCACCAGCCAGAGCGAGACCGTTGTCGTCCCGATGTCCACCGCGCAGCCCCAGAGGGGAGCGTACTCGTCTGCATGGCCTGGTTGTAGGTCGAGTAGTCGAATAGCCGCGTGGTCGGATGGTCGGGGAGTTTCGATGATGGCGGTGACCTTCCACGCGCCCTCGCGAAGGACTGCGCCGATCTTTCGCAACACGCTAACGGAACACGTAACGGGCTCCAGCCCATGCTGCAATCGAAATGCCGTCTGCAACCGCGACCAGTCATCAGTCTGGTCGTCCATGCTGGGCGGGGTGAGTTGGAGCGAGATACGCCTGACCGTTTGCGCCGAGGCGTAGTCGTAATCGGCAGGGACGGCGACTTCGGCGACGACGCGGTCGGTCGTGAGTCTCCGCTCGATCTTTTCCTGCGGCGGGACGAAGATGACCGCGTCGCCCTCGACTACGGCTTGACAGGCGAGCGCGTACCCCGCCTCCACGTCGGAGGGGGAGAGGCGCAGAGCGCTTCGACGCCGGACCTGTCCCTCCGTCACCTGCACGGCGCAGCGTCCGCAGCGTCCCTGCCCGCCGCAGGGCTGGCCGATGTCTATCCCAGCCCGCAACGCGGCATCCGCCAACAACGTGTTGGTGGGGACGGTGACGGTGGCGTGGATGTTTTCGCCGGTGAAGGTGAGGGTGTGTTGCATAAAAGAGATTGGAGATTGGAGATTGGCAATTACCAGTCTCCAATCTCCAATTACTAATTGAGCGCCTGTTTCATGAACGCCGGCAGGTCCACCGCCTCGCGCGGGCCGACGCGGATTTCCCAATCGGGGAGTTCCGCTTCGAGTTCGCCGGAGAGGACGGCCACGTGTCCGGGCAGGACGACGCGTTTCTTCGCGACCTTGCTGGCTACGTCGAAGCCTTTGATGGCCTTGGCGATCCGCTCCGCGTCGAACTTGCCCGCCGCCCACGCCGTCAGCACGGACATACCCTCCGCGTCCGTCACGACGAGCCAGGCAGGAAGTCCGCTGCCTTCGACCTCGTTCGCCACCGAGAAGTAGGTGATGCTGAAGTTGGTCGTGACCAGCACGGGACTTTCGGGTTTGGGCTGGTTGATCTCGTAGACGCCCGGCTGAACCTGGATCGGTTTCTGCGGATCGGTGTAGATGTTTTCGCGCAACACAAGCAACGGGTAGAGCAGTTCGGGTTTGAACTCGCTCAAAACGATGAAGCCCGCGTACTTGGCGATGGCTTGCGCGGCGGCGATGCCTTCATCTTGCGCGTCGCAGGGGAAAGCGATGACGGGATAACCCAGCGCGCGGAAGTTGGCTTTGAGGGCGAGACGGCGTACCTGCGTAGAGCGCGTCAGCCACTCGGACAGGTTCTTCCCGCCGAGGTCGAGAACCATGTCTTCGACGCCCTTCGCTTGGATTTTCTGAGTCAGGTCGGCGAGGGCTTCCAGCGAGTCGGCTTTGACGGTCAGGGCGGCTTTGCCCTTGGCGAGCTCCGCGAGCGCGTCGGCGTTGGACGCGTCGGCGGCGTAGAGCAGCGGGGTCTCGCCTCCGCAGGCCGAAAGTCCAGCCTGAAGCGCCGCCGCGTCACCGATGAGGATGAGCGGACGTTTGGTCGCGCCGCGCACGGTCTGGATGGCGGCGGCCGCGTCGGAGTCCAGCACGAGCGCGAAGCCGTCCACGGTGAAGTCCATGCCCACGTAGTTGACCTTGTACGCGTCGGCCGCGGCCACTTTGGCGGCGAGATCGGGATCGCTGGCTTTGACGTGAATGAAGAGGCCAGGCTTGTTGTAGAAAGTCTTCTCGTGGCGGAACATGACCACTTCGTTGCCTGCCTTGACTTCGGCGCCTGCGCCCTTGAGCGCCACGAGGCGGATGGGCGGCGCGGCGGACTCGGCCAGTTGCTTTTTGGATTCTTCGCTGACGTAGGGACAGGAGGAAAGTTCGACCTGCTTGGCGGCGAGTTTCATCGCGAAGGCGAGGCAGGTGGGGAAGCCGCATTCCTTACAGTTGGTCTGCGGGAGAAGTTTGTAGATTTGGATTCCTGAGAGAGCCATGTTAACTCCTTGTAATTGGTAATTACCAATTACTAATTACCAATCACGCAGTGACCAACTCCGCAATCGCGGCTTTCACTCGCGCCACCGACTCGGGATGTCGCAGCACGACGATGTCCGCGCCCGATTCGATCAGCGCCAGCGCGGTGTAGGTCTCCCAGTTGACGGCGCGGGTTTTCCAATCGCCCCAGGTTTCGGGGACGCCTTCGCCGACTTTGGCTTCCTTCGTCTTCCAGGCTTCGTAGCCAGGCGTGACGAGCATCGGGAATTGGGTCATGGCGTCGCCCTGCAGCGCGGCGAGGCGCAGGCGCTGCATCACCGAGTAGCCGTATTCGATTCCGTAACCGAGCGCGCCAGTCGTCGGGTCCATGATGATGCGGTCTTTGGGCATGCCCATATCGCTGATGAGGATGTTCAACTGCTTCGACAGGTTCACGTCCATCGGCGTGCGCGCCTGCACGAGATGACCATTTGCCATGGCGGTGGCGACGATGGTGCGGTAGTTCTTGTCTTCGCAGATGCCCAGGACGAGACGTTCTCCCTTGGCGGCCTCCGCCACCGGGACGAGAAGTTCGTTGTCCTTTTCGGCCTGTCCCGGCCCCCAGACGACAAGAGGCAGCCCGCTCGCGGCGAGGACCGACTTGACGGCTTTGACCGCGTCTTCGGGAGAATCGGCCAGCGTCAACCCCAGGACGAGGAGGCCGGCTCCCGCTTCTTCGGCTTTTTTCGCCCACGCGGCGGGATCGTCCATCACGTCGCCCCAGGGTTCGTTCAGCAGCGTTGACCAATCCTCGGGCCTGCGCGACTTGATCTCGATTCCCACCACCGGCTGGTTCGGCGTCGGCGCTTCGAAATGCAGATAGGGCAGGGTGGTTTGTCCGCCTATCGTGATGGACTTGCTCCGCGTCCCGCCGTCCGCGCTGGCGGCGCCGATGGTCACGGCTCGGACGCTTCCAGGCCATTTGTCCTTTGGGATTTCGAGCGGCATGGTGTTGCTCCTTTGATAGGATGTGAAAATCTTTGTACACAGATTACACGGATTTATTTGGTCTCTTCGCGCTCTTTGCGCGCTTTGCGGTTAAGATAAGCGAGATAAAATCCCTGCTCAGTTCGTGGAAGTCCCTTCGGGACTGGCGCTGTGGTCCGAAGGACTTTCAAGCGCTGAGGCGGGATTTCAATCCCCGCCGAACTAGGAAACTAGCCGACTAGCGAACTAGCCAACTAACTAAAACATCGGCTCCATCGCCATGGCGGGATGGTTGTGCGCCTCAAGGTAGGCGAGCAGTTCATCCACGGTGGTCGCGACGGACGCGTCTGCGATGCGGGACATGAAATCTGGATCGCCTTCGCGTTCGCAGGCAGCCCTAAACTCGTCCGCCATGGACTCCTTCAGCACGGAGGACATCCACACGACGCGTTTAAAGCCTCCATCCGCGGAGATGAACTTGGGGCTGATGAGGTAGAACTTGCCCACGCCCATCACGCCCGGAGTCTGCATGCCGCCGCCTGCGATGCCCGCCAGCGTGGAGAAGGTCATGCCTGCGGGGGTCATGGAGGTATCTTCACGCGAGACCACCATCACGCCGTTGGCTTCGGGGATGAGCATCACGATGCACTCGAAGCAGCCGCAGGCCGTCATCGGGTTCTCCATGATGGAGTACATCGCTACTTCCTGCACTACGCCGTGCGAACCGACCTTGGCGTAATCGTTCGTCCCCTGCCAGTATCCCTTGCGCTCGTCGAGCAATCTGCTCAGTTTGATGGGCTGGTTGGGGCCTGTCGGGTTGATGCTGAACGAGGCCTTGCAGTCCAGCCAGTTATACGCGCCGCACAAGCCGAGACGTTCGGGCGAGACCACGCACACATGGTTCGGCGCGAACGACTGACAGAGTGTGCAGGAGTAGAACTCATCCACCTTGTCGTCGGTCAGGTCGGCGAGGCGTTTGTTGCGGAAGTCGTAGGCGGCGCGGGCCTTGTCCAGCCACTCGGCGTGGCGCGCCGGGTCGGTGACGATGGACACCTGCACCTTGTCCACGATGGCGCCGAAGTCCTCGTGGAAGCGGGCGTGCAGGATCTTGCCGAAGTGTTCGAGGTTGAAGCCCTTGTCCGCAGCCATGTTCGAGATGCGGATCCAGGCGATGTCGCGCTGGCCGATGTGCTGGATTCCGCTCGCGCCGTTGACGAAGTAGTGGACCTGCCGCTCCAGCACCGGCTCGAAATCCTGCTGCATCTGGCGTCCCGCCACCTTGATGATGATGCCCATGTCCATTGCGCCTTGCGCGGGGACGGACGAGAAATCGGGGCCGACAACTTCGATCTTGCCGTCGGTGACCTCGTCCAGCTTCGCCATCGAGAGGAACTCAAAGGCGCGGCTGTACTTGCCGCCGAACTCGACGCGCAGGTCAGCCTTGCGGACAACTTCGCCTTCGAAGGCTGAGCCATATGGGACGGGGACATCCACGTTCGAGACTTTGACTTTGACGCCGCGCACCTCGATACATTTCTGGACGAGGCGCTCGGCCTTTTCCAGATCGTCTTTGCCTTCAATTTGATTGAACGGCATCGAGACAACGTGTTCGTAGGTGGTGACGCCGGTCGGAAGGATTTGGGGAATGACCGTGTCGGCGATGACGGGGAAGCCGAAGTTGATCGCCCCCGCCGCGGCCGCGTACTTCAGGTCGTCCACTTCGCCGAGGGCGAGGACGAAGGCGAAGACGCGCTCCTTGTTGTAAAGCAGGATCTCGCGCGACTGCCCCGGCTTGAGCCCGCCGAAGGTCAGGGCGGAGCGGGTGGCGAATCCCAGCGCGTAGACGGCGGAGATGGTGTCTGTCCCAAAGGGGACGGTGTAGGTGTCGTAGCCAAGCTCCACGCCCTCTTCCAGCAATTGATGGATGACGCTTCGTCCGTTGACGTTGCCCGAAAGGAAGGTCAGGATGTTGCGGCGTTGGAGTTCGCGCACGATCTTGACCGCCACCTCGTTGGATTTCGCGCAGCCGACGATGGCCGCGAAGCCGGGCATGCGCCCGTCCACGAGCTGGATGCCCCACGAGCGGAGTTGGATGTCGTCAATGGGACCGTTGAGGTGTCCGTCGAGGGACGCGCCGTCGCCCGCGCCGTTATCGGGGCTGGTGAACGAAGTCCCGCCGGCGAGGCGGAATCCGGGCATTGGTTCCGGCTGAAGTCTGTAGACGAAACGGATCGCCTCGATAGCCTCGGCGGCGAGCAGCGTCGCCATGCCCGAGTCGAGCGTCTCGCCGAGGTAGGGCGTCCAGCGTTTTTTTGCCGGAGCGGGATGAAGCAGGCCGCGGGCGTATTCCAAAGTCGGTTTGAGATCGCCGATCTTCTCGATGGGTTTCCCGGTCATCCCGAGGATGGTGGGGAGGTAGTAGGCGGTGTTGGGGAAGGAGATCGGGGCGGAGGGGCCTTTTTCGGCGAGGGCTTGATCGAGCATCGCCTCGGCTTCGGCAACCAGCGCGTTTGCGCCGCGGATGGCGCGGGTGGCAATGTATTTTGACATAATGTCTCCTCGTGGTTGGTAATTGGAGATCAGAGATTCGTAATTGCCAATCTTCAATTACCATTCGCCACTTATCCGTAGATCGCCTCTCGCTTCATTTCCAGCGGGAGCGCTTCGAGCTCCATCATCGCCGCGTCGCCGCTGCGACCGAACTTGTTCTCCTCCCACGCGGGGAGGCCGAGCGCGGCGCGCTTTTTATCAATGTGCGCCAGCGCGGCCGCGATCATTCGGTCCGGGTCGGGGATGAATTCCATCTTGCCGCCGTAGAGTTTCTCCCAGCCCTCGCTGATGTATTTGGCGACGATGTCGCTGTCGTCCACGCGGCCGGGCATGCCGCCGACCGGCGACGCGCCGCCAAAGATGACGTACGCGCCGGAGGCCACGCAGTAGGTCCCGATCGAGAGCGCTTTTTCGCTCATCCATTCGGGCGCGAGACCGACGGCCGGGATCTGGTCAATGTCGTCGCCGAGACCGCCGTCTGCCGCCATCTGGGTCAGCACGGTCAGGATGCGGGAATTGTCCACGCACGAACCCATGTGCAGGATGGGCGGGATGCCGACCGTCTCGCAGATTTCGCGCAGCCCGCTTCCGACCTCGCTCAAGCCGGCCTCGCCCAAGAGGAGTCCCTGCTTGGCCGCGGCGATGGCCCCGCAGCCCGTCTCGACGATCAGCACATCCTTTTTGAGCAGTTCGCGCGCGACGTACGTGTGCAGGTAATCGTGCTGGCTGCGCGGGTTGTTGCACCCGACGATGGCCGCCACGCCGCGGATGCGCCCGCTCATAATGGCGTCGTTCAGCGGGCGGAAGGAGGCTCGATACGAACCGCCCAGCATGTAGTTGATGTATTCATGCGAGAAGCCGGGGACGAGTTCCTCGCGCACGTCCGGGATCGCCGTCTGGCCGCGGTTTTTGAAGTTGTCGATGGCGGCCTTCAGGATCTGCCTGGCGATGGTCAGCGCGTGTTCCTCGTTGAATTCGATGTGGGTTGCGCCCTTGATCTTCACTTTGGGCGAGGTCGTGATGATCCTGGTGTGGAAGTTGGACGCCAGCCCCACCAGCGCCTGCATGATGCACTGCACGTCCACGATCATGGCCTCCACCGCGCCGGTCAATATGGCGAGTTCCTGCTGGAGGAAGTTGCCCGCCGCGGGGATGCCCTGGCGCATGAGAATTTCGTTCGCCGTACAGCAGATGCCCGAAAGACTGACGCCTTTCGCTCCCGCCGCTTTGGCATATTCGATGATCTCGGGCATTTGCGAGGCGGCCACGATCACTTCGCTCAAAGTCGGCTCGTGACCATGCACGACCACGTTGACATAGTCTTCCTTTAATACGCCCAGGTTGGCCTGTCCCAGAATGGGAGCCGGAGCGCCGAAGAGGATATCGGAAATGTCGGTAGCCAGCAGGCTCCCGCCCCAGCCGTCGCCGAGCGCCGTGCGGACGGCGTGCTGGAGGATATGCGCCGCGTCCTGGTCGTCGCCGATGTGGGTGCGGTGCAGGCATTCCACCACTTCGCGGTCGATCCCGCGCGGGATGACGCCCGTTTCCTCCCAGCGTTGGATGCGCTTTGCGGGCGCGCGCCGGGTGAGAATCACGCGTCCCTCCTGCTGGCCGAACTGGGCGAGATACAGGTCCGCCAGGTCGTTGGCGATCTCCTCGGGGACGCGTCCCTCGACGGGGATGTCGTACAGCGCGGCGACGGCGCGCAGTTTTGCGATGTCGCGGATAACGTAGCCTTCCGCCTTCCCGTTGGCGGCGGCTTTGAGCGTCATCGCCATGCCGCGTCCGTGATCGGAATGGGCCGCCGCGCCCGCCGCGATGGCGCGCGTCAGATTGCGCGCCTGGACCGTGTCCAGCGTCGCGCCGCAGATGCCCACATCGCCGCTCTTGACGAGGCGGCAGGGCCCCATGCCGCAGTTCTTGCAGCACATCCCCCGGTCGCCGATGTTGCAGGGAAACATTTCGTCGGCGCGGGTGAACGCCGTCCCGATGCCGAGTTCCTCGGCGCGGATCAACATCTGCCGCGCGGCGGGATCGGCGGAATACTGATTGATTTCACGCTTCTTTGCCATCTCGCGCCTCTATTCTTCTTCCATGATTTGGACCGGGCCCATGCCCGGACAGGGCCAGAGCGGACGCGCCGCGCGCTCTACCTGCTGGGCGAACGCCACCGTGCCTTTGACGGTCTCATAGACGGCGGTGTGGCGGAAGAACGCGTCGTCGCCGGCCTGCTGCGCCGCGATGCCCGCCTCCGTCGGCGTCCGAAGCGCCCCCAGGTAACCGGCCTCCTGCAGGCGCGCTTCGATCTGCTCCGCCTTGATCCTGGCGGGATCGAAAGTCACTTCGATGACCTGGAACGCGCTGGATACGTATGCCTCGCCAACCCCCGGCATTTCAAACAAAATACGGCGCGCCTCGCTGACGTGATGATCGCCGTACAACGCGGGCGCTTCGAATATGACGGTCTCCATGCTGCCTCCTTGGTGGTCAAATCTTAAATCAACAGACACCTCTAATGGAGGGGAGCCTTTTCATATATTCTAGCGCCAGCGGGACGCCCGCACGCGAAGTTAAGAGGATTATCATCCGAAAGCAGGATGAATGTATGCCTTAAACAGCCCTCCGCAGGCGGGCTGGATATTAGAATTCACGTCAGACGGATTGACTGAACGGGTTTCCAGCAAAAACCCGAACCCAAGTATAATTTTTATATGACCCTGCGAATCCGACTCGCGCTCCTCCTTTTAATCCTCGCCTCGTTCGCGGACCTCGCGCGGGGCGCGCCGGCCCGGGCGGAATCGCTGCCTCGGCCGTCCCTCGCTTCTGCCAGCGACTTGATCGCCGCGGTGAACAGTTACCGCGCCCAACACGGCCTGTCGGCCTATGCCGTCAGCGCCATTTTGATGGGCACGGCGCAAGCCCAGGCCGAATACATGGCCTCCATCGGCTCGGTGACGCACACCGGCCCCGGCGGGACCTCGTTTTCCGACCGCCTCACCGCGGCCGGCTACCGGTTTGTCTTCCGCTCTGAAAACATTATCTCAGCCAGCCCCGACGCTTCCGGCTGGGACCTGGTCTCGTCTTCCGCGTGGGCCGACGCGGACCACCAGCACACCCTGCTTTCTCCCAATCTGTGCGAAGTCGGCGCGGGCGTGACCGTCAGCGGGGGAACGGCCTACTACGTGCTGGACGCGGCTTGTCCGAGCGGAAGCGGCGGGACGGGTGTCTCCACGCCCGCTCCCGGCGCGACTTATGTCGTCGGCGGCGGGACGCCCACCGTCGTTGTCGTCGTCCCGAACACGCCCAAACCCGACGGCTCGATCAGCCACCTCGTCCAGCCGGGCGAGACGCTCTGGTCCATCGCCATTGCTTATCGCACCACTATCGCGCAGTTGAAGGCGCTCAACAACCTTGCCGACGAGATGATCTACCCGGGCAACACGTTGATCGTCGCCCGCGCGCCCAGCACGCAGACGCCGTCGGCCACGTCCACAGAGACTCCCATCCCGACCGCGACCCCGTTCGTGTTCCGCACCGCCACCAGCCCGCCCGCGCCGACCGCCACCCCCGCGCCGGCCGCTCCCGTCACGGACGGAAGCGGCGCCGTCGTGGTGG harbors:
- a CDS encoding corrinoid/iron-sulfur protein methyltransferase encodes the protein MYIIGENIHIISEKVKEALAARDREFFMDLAVKQVEAGAKAIDLNLGPRKKDFAEVWPWLVETVETVVDVPLSIDTTNTDGMEAALQSVKKAQPILNSTSAEPERLEKVPALAKKYGAKVIALTMGTSGIPVEADARVNIAVETLIPHLMEIGFNMDDLIIDPLVLTVSGCQQYCPHLIETVRMLQYAWDPAPKISVGLSNVSNAVPNENRPLVNRVYLAMLMGVGLQMMIANPLDQKQNDVIRWVETKDISSPLARVYNRIAERASNSEEPQMDDFDMSDPEQAAIWKTTQILLDKVIYADAYLNN
- a CDS encoding 2Fe-2 and 4Fe-4S clusters-containing protein, coding for MQHTLTFTGENIHATVTVPTNTLLADAALRAGIDIGQPCGGQGRCGRCAVQVTEGQVRRRSALRLSPSDVEAGYALACQAVVEGDAVIFVPPQEKIERRLTTDRVVAEVAVPADYDYASAQTVRRISLQLTPPSMDDQTDDWSRLQTAFRLQHGLEPVTCSVSVLRKIGAVLREGAWKVTAIIETPRPSDHAAIRLLDLQPGHADEYAPLWGCAVDIGTTTVSLWLVDLATGKVHAQVAEYNGQIARGEDVISRIIYASKNDGEEEMRQRALDTINNLLETACKRVKLDEGRATPNQIAKVTIAGNSTMIHLLLGIPAASIRLSPFVTAVNHPPEMTGREIGLNIHPEAAVDCLPGVASYVGADITAGALSSGLDAANSVTLFIDVGTNGEIVLGNKDWLVTCACSAGPAFEGAGVVDGMRATTGAIEEVWINNDTFEPTYRVIGGGKPKGICGSGLISLLSEAFITGVVDKGGNVNLAAPTPRVREGAHGGEYVVAWGAETASGADIVLTRVDIDNLLRAKAAVYAGFTVLADMVGIPLESVDRTLVGGSFGKYINVEKAIQIGLLPDMDWSRFEFLGNTSVKGAYLALLDARKREAVAAIAKRMTYIELSADNSFYEAFTSALFLPHTDIRRFPSVAEALKK
- a CDS encoding decarbonylase/synthase complex subunit gamma; the protein is MALSGIQIYKLLPQTNCKECGFPTCLAFAMKLAAKQVELSSCPYVSEESKKQLAESAAPPIRLVALKGAGAEVKAGNEVVMFRHEKTFYNKPGLFIHVKASDPDLAAKVAAADAYKVNYVGMDFTVDGFALVLDSDAAAAIQTVRGATKRPLILIGDAAALQAGLSACGGETPLLYAADASNADALAELAKGKAALTVKADSLEALADLTQKIQAKGVEDMVLDLGGKNLSEWLTRSTQVRRLALKANFRALGYPVIAFPCDAQDEGIAAAQAIAKYAGFIVLSEFKPELLYPLLVLRENIYTDPQKPIQVQPGVYEINQPKPESPVLVTTNFSITYFSVANEVEGSGLPAWLVVTDAEGMSVLTAWAAGKFDAERIAKAIKGFDVASKVAKKRVVLPGHVAVLSGELEAELPDWEIRVGPREAVDLPAFMKQALN
- a CDS encoding acetyl-CoA decarbonylase/synthase complex subunit delta, which codes for MPLEIPKDKWPGSVRAVTIGAASADGGTRSKSITIGGQTTLPYLHFEAPTPNQPVVGIEIKSRRPEDWSTLLNEPWGDVMDDPAAWAKKAEEAGAGLLVLGLTLADSPEDAVKAVKSVLAASGLPLVVWGPGQAEKDNELLVPVAEAAKGERLVLGICEDKNYRTIVATAMANGHLVQARTPMDVNLSKQLNILISDMGMPKDRIIMDPTTGALGYGIEYGYSVMQRLRLAALQGDAMTQFPMLVTPGYEAWKTKEAKVGEGVPETWGDWKTRAVNWETYTALALIESGADIVVLRHPESVARVKAAIAELVTA
- a CDS encoding CO dehydrogenase/CO-methylating acetyl-CoA synthase complex subunit beta, which translates into the protein MSKYIATRAIRGANALVAEAEAMLDQALAEKGPSAPISFPNTAYYLPTILGMTGKPIEKIGDLKPTLEYARGLLHPAPAKKRWTPYLGETLDSGMATLLAAEAIEAIRFVYRLQPEPMPGFRLAGGTSFTSPDNGAGDGASLDGHLNGPIDDIQLRSWGIQLVDGRMPGFAAIVGCAKSNEVAVKIVRELQRRNILTFLSGNVNGRSVIHQLLEEGVELGYDTYTVPFGTDTISAVYALGFATRSALTFGGLKPGQSREILLYNKERVFAFVLALGEVDDLKYAAAAGAINFGFPVIADTVIPQILPTGVTTYEHVVSMPFNQIEGKDDLEKAERLVQKCIEVRGVKVKVSNVDVPVPYGSAFEGEVVRKADLRVEFGGKYSRAFEFLSMAKLDEVTDGKIEVVGPDFSSVPAQGAMDMGIIIKVAGRQMQQDFEPVLERQVHYFVNGASGIQHIGQRDIAWIRISNMAADKGFNLEHFGKILHARFHEDFGAIVDKVQVSIVTDPARHAEWLDKARAAYDFRNKRLADLTDDKVDEFYSCTLCQSFAPNHVCVVSPERLGLCGAYNWLDCKASFSINPTGPNQPIKLSRLLDERKGYWQGTNDYAKVGSHGVVQEVAMYSIMENPMTACGCFECIVMLIPEANGVMVVSREDTSMTPAGMTFSTLAGIAGGGMQTPGVMGVGKFYLISPKFISADGGFKRVVWMSSVLKESMADEFRAACEREGDPDFMSRIADASVATTVDELLAYLEAHNHPAMAMEPMF